The sequence GAACAATGTGGGGTCGCCGTCGATCAGGTCGAGCAGCAGCCGTTCATAGGCGATCCGCTTGCGCGCTTTTGCAAAGGCCTGCGAGAGCGACAGGTCGAGCGGGACCTCGCGCAGCACCACGCCGTCGCGGTCAAGGCCCGGCTCCTTGGCCATCACCTGCAATCGCACATATTCCTCCGGCTGCAGGCGGATGACCAGGCGGTTGGCATTGAGCCGACCACCGCGCTCGGCAAAGATATTATGCGGCACCGATTTGAACTGGATCACGATTTCGCTGCGGCGCTCGGACAGGCGTTTGCCGGTGCGCAGGTAGAAGGGCACGCCCTGCCAGCGCCAATTGTCGATATGCGCCTTGATCGCGACGAATGTCTCGGTGTCGGAACCCTCGCCCAGATCGTCGGCATAGCTTGTCACAGCGCCGCCCTTGACCGCTCCCTCGCCATATTGGCCGCGGACCATTTCCTCCGCCGTGACCGGGCGCAGGCTGCGCAGGACCTTCACCTTCTCGTCGCGGATGGACGTGGCATCAAGACTGGCCGGCGCCTCCATGGCGGTGAGCGCGAGCAGCTGGAGCATATGGTTCTGGACCATATCGCGCAAAGCGCCGGTATCGTCGTAAAAGCCGTGACGCCCCTCCAGACCGACGGTTTCCGACACGGTGATTTCCACATGGTCGATGCCATTGGCGTTCCACAGGGGCTCGAACATCATATTGGCAAAGCGCAGCGCCATCAGG comes from Sphingorhabdus sp. YGSMI21 and encodes:
- the zwf gene encoding glucose-6-phosphate dehydrogenase, with translation MTKATENSGISSRLLLFGATGDLAKRMLLPSLFALHEDGLIAPDLRIVGTARSEMSDEDYRALAAEALSEYLPEDRKGNGQLQSFLERLSYQPLDARKSEGYDALSGKLGDISGGLAIFLSTAPSLFEATIAGLDSAGLTGDNVRIGLEKPLGHDLETSGLINDAVAAAFTEDQTFRIDHYLGKETVQNLMALRFANMMFEPLWNANGIDHVEITVSETVGLEGRHGFYDDTGALRDMVQNHMLQLLALTAMEAPASLDATSIRDEKVKVLRSLRPVTAEEMVRGQYGEGAVKGGAVTSYADDLGEGSDTETFVAIKAHIDNWRWQGVPFYLRTGKRLSERRSEIVIQFKSVPHNIFAERGGRLNANRLVIRLQPEEYVRLQVMAKEPGLDRDGVVLREVPLDLSLSQAFAKARKRIAYERLLLDLIDGDPTLFVRRDEVEAQWRWVDAIRETWHKNDMKPKSYGAGSWGPSAAIALTERDGVSWHE